The DNA region GGCTCGTCCTGGCCGACCACGGCCGGGACGTCCACGCCAGCGCGGGTGCGCAACTGGCCGCCGCCGACATCGCCGCCGTGCGCCGCGCGGTCGGCGACATGCTGGTGTTCCAGGGGTTGGAGTGGAACATCCCGGCGGCCGAACACGGCACCGTGTTCGTCCACCCCGGGCCGGACGACCTGGCGGTGCTGCGGGAGTTCGAGTCCCGGTTCGACGCCGACGTGTTGGACGCCACCGGCACGGCGGCACCCGACGAGGAGCTCGCCCTGGCCGGGCTGCGGTTCCTCGGCGAGGCGGTGGACCGCCGGCGGGTACGCGACGCGCTGTTCATCGGCAACCATCCGGCCCGGCGCGGCCTGAACACGCCGCACGAGCTGCGACGCTGGCGCGACACCCGGCCGGACGTGGCCATCGGCTTCGAGGGGGCGCCGGGTCACCAGGCGGCGGGCATCGCCGCGCCGTTCGGCCTGGGCATGGCCCGAGGGCTGTACTACCTGTCGGCGACCGACGAGTCGTTCGCCGGCTACCCCCGGGAAAGCTACCGCACCTGGGGCGGGTTCGACTGGATGGCCGCCACTGTCGGCGGGGTGTGGGACAGCCTGCTCGCCGAGGGCCGGCCATGGTGGATCACGGCGAGCTCGGACGCGCATTCCATCTACGCCGATCCGGCGGTCACCGGGCCGGACAGCGACTTCCACGGCACCGGCCGACACGCCGACCCGGTGTACGGCGGCGCGATCAACCCGTGGACGTTCGACTTCTGGCCCGGCTACTACAGCCGTACCCACGTCGGTGCGGACCGCAGGTCGTACGCGGCGGTGATGGCCGGTCTGCGGGCCGGCCGGATCTGGGTCGACCACGGCGGCCTGATCGACTCCCTCGACGTACGGGCCGTCGCCGACCGGCGGTGGGCCACCCTCGGTGGCACCCTCACCGTCCGCTCCGGCAGCCGGGTCGAGTTGACCATCTCGGTCGATCTGGCGCAGGAGGCGAACTGGGCCCAGTTCGTCCCCCGGTTGGCCCGGGTGGACGTGATCCGGGGTGCGGTGACCGGCCCGGTCGCCGATTTGGACACCCGTACCGCGCCGCAGACCTCGGTGGTGGAGTCGTTCGAGGTCACCGCGACGACCGGCACGGTGACCTTCCGGTACGACCTGGGGCACGTGACCGAGCCATGCTACCTGCGGGTACGCGGCACCGACGGCAACCGCAGCGCACCCGGCTACCTGGGCGCGGCGGTCGACCCCGCCGGCCCGGCGATGGACCTGGAGGGCTCCGCCGATCCGTGGACCGACCTGTGGTTCTACAGCAACCCGATCTGGGTACGCCCGGGGCGGTGAATCCGCCCCGGCACCGTCGATCCGCCCGGCTCTCGGCGCAGGCCGGGCGGGTCGGCTATCGGGGGCCGGCGGCCCGGTCAGCTCGCGGAGGCGGTCGCCCGACCGGCCCGCCACATCGCGGCCCGCTCGATGACCGCGCACGCCTCCCGCAGCACCAGGCCCTCGGCGCGCAGCCGCACGTCCAAGGCGTCCAGGTCCGCAGGGCCGCCGTCGGCCCGTACCGCCCGCCAGACGGCGAGCACCCGGTGCAGGTCGGCCTGCCCGGCCGGGGCGGACACCGGCGCGGCCGGAGCGGACACCGGCGCGGCCGGAGCGGACACCGGCGCGGCCGGAGCGGACACCGGCGCGGCCGGAGCGGACACCGGCGCGGCCGGGGCGGTGCCCGGCCGGACGTGGTCGGCCAGGGCCTGTCGGGCGGCCTCGACCAGTGGCAGGTCGACGGCGGTGCCGACGTCGAGCCGGGTCAGGTCCAGCCCGACCGCCGCCGTGGCGGGCGACGCGACGGCGGCGGCCGCCCGGTCGGCGACCGACCGCCACGCCGCGGTCAGCCCGGCGAGGTCGACATGGGCCACCGGTGCACCGCCGGCGTCGAGCGCCTCGGCCAGGTATCCGGCGACGAACGCGGCGTCGAACAGGTAGCCGTACAGCGCGAACGCGGCACGTAGCTCGTCGGAGCACACCTCCGGGAAGCGGCGGTACCGACGGTAACCGGCCGAGGCGAGCAGCTGGAACTGCGCGAGCATCCCGGTCGGATCGGCCCCGGTGCCGTCACCGCGCCAGACCAGCGCGGCGCCCCGACCGTAGCGCCGGGCCCGTTCGGTGATCTCGTCGACGTGCTCCGGCAACAGGTGCAGACCCGGTGCCGTGTCGGCCAGCCACCGGATCGGCAGCCCGGCGGCCCGTACCGCAT from Solwaraspora sp. WMMD791 includes:
- a CDS encoding PHP domain-containing protein; translation: MAADGVPPGSQPHPDTPATGDVSRRGFLRGAGAVGLGAAATGPLAAGQALTAGPAAAATGTAGRDRPPRAGYHWLAGDHHVHSQFSVDGMYRVRDLVRQARAYGLDWLVLADHGRDVHASAGAQLAAADIAAVRRAVGDMLVFQGLEWNIPAAEHGTVFVHPGPDDLAVLREFESRFDADVLDATGTAAPDEELALAGLRFLGEAVDRRRVRDALFIGNHPARRGLNTPHELRRWRDTRPDVAIGFEGAPGHQAAGIAAPFGLGMARGLYYLSATDESFAGYPRESYRTWGGFDWMAATVGGVWDSLLAEGRPWWITASSDAHSIYADPAVTGPDSDFHGTGRHADPVYGGAINPWTFDFWPGYYSRTHVGADRRSYAAVMAGLRAGRIWVDHGGLIDSLDVRAVADRRWATLGGTLTVRSGSRVELTISVDLAQEANWAQFVPRLARVDVIRGAVTGPVADLDTRTAPQTSVVESFEVTATTGTVTFRYDLGHVTEPCYLRVRGTDGNRSAPGYLGAAVDPAGPAMDLEGSADPWTDLWFYSNPIWVRPGR
- a CDS encoding glycosyltransferase; translation: MSVSVVIPTLGTRASLWSSVEGAVRAASATGPDAEVLVVVNGARRLPPLPRSSLVRVLRLERANVARARNAGLAAACNDIVLFGDDGAGYPPSWGRDLAAALADTDCPVVTAPVRVPQRGPVTAFCNHQRLFDAPPVDARSARTVTGNCGVRRDLLPGWLRFDEKLPLVGEDVAFGHAVRAAGLPIRWLADTAPGLHLLPEHVDEITERARRYGRGAALVWRGDGTGADPTGMLAQFQLLASAGYRRYRRFPEVCSDELRAAFALYGYLFDAAFVAGYLAEALDAGGAPVAHVDLAGLTAAWRSVADRAAAAVASPATAAVGLDLTRLDVGTAVDLPLVEAARQALADHVRPGTAPAAPVSAPAAPVSAPAAPVSAPAAPVSAPAAPVSAPAGQADLHRVLAVWRAVRADGGPADLDALDVRLRAEGLVLREACAVIERAAMWRAGRATASAS